A window of the Mucilaginibacter sp. cycad4 genome harbors these coding sequences:
- a CDS encoding beta-N-acetylhexosaminidase, which translates to MKRHLQRSLILILFITGLNFSVSAVDIKPVDSVRIKGFHLDMRIQVMKLPALKKFVLNLSNNGINTLVMEWEGSYPFVKEPLIANRYAYSREEVRDFVNYCNSLHIQVIPLQQSFGHVEYILRNYKYVALREDQKDFSQVCPSEPELNKKLFTTLYTDLVSTHNSPCIHIGGDETYLLGHCEKCKKRAAEIGLSRLYFDHIKMLCDIVVSLGKRPIVWADIALKYPDYISLLPKETIFVDWNYGWDVNHFGDHAKLLKSGYEIWGSPAIRSYPDNYFLTDWQKHFNNIRDFIPLSRKLGYKGIVMTSWSTSGVYSSLFESEDELIDLFAIRHVYPLNGFNILVSYYLSTLNSDEKLTNDQFIINYCNTRYGLNSQQAMQFKHALFATPYNVVHGKVISPKEITVSQLLDSATNALNVLKSLKPIREEQEVRHYVLMAGIRVYYLRYMKIEAEVNSPGFSADQVPVCLTKLDKLLADEQKLNVEFTALNKDFLYKSALDEENLLRSQKIHVLYNRLAKVK; encoded by the coding sequence CCTGCATTAAAAAAGTTTGTACTAAACTTAAGCAATAACGGCATCAATACCCTGGTAATGGAATGGGAGGGAAGTTACCCGTTTGTGAAAGAACCCCTTATTGCCAATAGGTATGCTTATTCAAGAGAGGAGGTCCGCGATTTTGTTAACTATTGCAATTCGCTTCATATCCAGGTGATCCCGCTGCAGCAAAGCTTCGGGCATGTAGAGTATATCCTTCGCAACTATAAATATGTCGCCCTGCGCGAAGATCAGAAAGATTTTAGCCAGGTTTGCCCAAGTGAGCCCGAATTAAATAAGAAGCTATTCACCACCCTTTACACTGATTTGGTTTCAACGCATAACTCGCCCTGCATCCATATCGGTGGCGACGAAACCTACTTACTGGGACACTGTGAAAAATGCAAAAAGCGAGCGGCCGAAATAGGCTTGTCGCGATTGTATTTTGACCATATTAAAATGCTGTGCGATATTGTAGTAAGTTTAGGCAAACGACCAATTGTATGGGCTGATATTGCCCTGAAATATCCGGATTACATTAGCCTGCTGCCCAAAGAAACTATTTTTGTTGACTGGAACTATGGCTGGGACGTGAACCATTTTGGCGACCATGCCAAACTGTTAAAATCAGGATATGAGATCTGGGGATCGCCGGCCATCAGGAGCTATCCGGATAACTATTTTCTTACCGACTGGCAAAAGCATTTCAATAACATCAGGGATTTTATTCCGCTATCGCGAAAGCTGGGTTATAAAGGCATCGTCATGACGTCATGGTCAACCTCGGGTGTTTATTCCTCCTTGTTTGAGTCGGAAGATGAACTGATCGACCTGTTTGCTATTCGCCATGTATACCCTTTAAACGGTTTCAATATCCTGGTGAGCTATTATTTAAGTACACTAAATAGCGACGAAAAGTTAACTAATGATCAGTTCATCATCAATTATTGTAATACCCGTTATGGCTTAAACTCGCAGCAGGCTATGCAGTTTAAGCATGCTTTATTTGCAACACCATATAATGTGGTTCATGGCAAGGTTATATCGCCAAAGGAAATTACGGTAAGCCAGTTGCTGGATAGCGCGACAAATGCCCTGAACGTGCTGAAATCATTGAAACCGATAAGAGAGGAGCAGGAAGTTAGGCATTATGTTTTAATGGCCGGGATCAGGGTGTATTACCTTAGGTACATGAAAATTGAAGCTGAAGTAAACTCACCCGGTTTTTCTGCTGATCAGGTTCCGGTGTGCTTAACAAAACTCGATAAATTATTAGCTGATGAACAAAAGCTGAACGTTGAGTTCACTGCGCTTAATAAGGATTTTCTTTATAAATCAGCGCTCGATGAGGAAAATCTATTGAGGAGCCAGAAAATCCACGTGCTGTACAATCGTTTGGCTAAAGTAAAATGA
- a CDS encoding LacI family DNA-binding transcriptional regulator, producing MKKTGTELTGVKEIARRANVSIGTVDRVIHNRNGVSEDTKNKINAIIEEMNFRPNKMASLLASRKILNFAILIPAVSGETDYWSYPLNGIKQAADEIRQFGVTIKYYFYDLNLKSSFHTAADELLKNEPDAVLMAPSFVEDSIDFAKKILELELPLVFINSDLPGQPGLTYIGPELYQSGKLAAQLISLAIQKQDKILTVNISTDLENNHHLLRKEQGFKSFFESSGNANKVVTLYINDTKFDAAEKTLLTALTAEAAIKAIFVTNSRVNVIAEILVKHKRTDILLVGYDFLKKNIDYLITGQITFLICQRPKEQGYLGVMALYKHLFKISEVEKSTYMPIDIITKENYRFYNG from the coding sequence ATGAAAAAAACAGGAACCGAATTAACAGGTGTTAAAGAAATTGCCCGAAGGGCAAACGTATCTATCGGGACGGTCGACAGGGTTATCCATAACAGAAATGGGGTATCTGAAGATACCAAAAATAAAATCAATGCCATTATTGAGGAAATGAACTTCCGGCCCAATAAAATGGCCAGCCTTTTAGCCTCCCGTAAGATCCTGAATTTTGCTATCCTGATCCCTGCTGTTTCTGGTGAAACAGATTATTGGAGTTACCCTTTAAACGGCATAAAACAAGCAGCAGACGAGATCAGGCAATTTGGTGTAACCATTAAATATTATTTTTATGATCTCAACTTAAAAAGCAGTTTCCATACAGCGGCTGATGAACTGCTGAAAAACGAGCCAGACGCTGTACTCATGGCTCCATCATTTGTAGAAGATTCAATTGACTTTGCCAAAAAGATCCTGGAGCTTGAACTGCCGCTGGTATTTATAAATTCGGATTTGCCCGGTCAGCCTGGCCTTACCTACATTGGTCCCGAGCTTTATCAAAGCGGTAAACTTGCCGCCCAGCTTATCAGTCTTGCCATTCAAAAGCAGGATAAAATTTTAACGGTAAACATATCAACCGATCTCGAAAATAACCATCACCTCCTGCGGAAGGAACAGGGATTTAAAAGTTTTTTTGAGAGCAGCGGGAATGCCAACAAGGTTGTAACCCTCTATATCAATGACACCAAATTTGACGCAGCAGAAAAAACATTATTAACTGCTTTAACGGCTGAGGCTGCCATCAAAGCCATTTTTGTAACCAACTCAAGGGTGAACGTTATAGCCGAAATTTTAGTAAAACATAAAAGAACAGACATTTTGCTTGTGGGTTATGATTTTTTGAAAAAGAATATCGATTACCTTATAACCGGCCAAATTACCTTCCTGATTTGCCAGCGCCCTAAAGAACAGGGCTACCTTGGTGTTATGGCACTTTACAAACATCTTTTTAAAATAAGCGAGGTTGAAAAATCAACTTATATGCCTATTGATATCATCACGAAAGAAAACTACCGGTTTTATAATGGTTAG
- a CDS encoding sialate O-acetylesterase, whose protein sequence is MNLKKYLPVVIGGLLLSSNVFSKVVLPGVFSDNMVLQQKTMAGIWGTADAGKTVTITSSWNNKTYTTVADAAGNWKVKVKTPSYGGPYKVTVTDGSAPIVLNNVLIGEVWVCSGQSNMEMPVAGWGQVNNYKEEIANANYPEIRLLQVSQATNLSPQADIKVANNGWMVCSPQTIGEFSSVAYFFAREINKQVKIPIGLISSNWGGTMIEAWSDENTLTNNPAFSAQIKQQQESAKTETPSTFAQKLDAWNKLATAADRGYTNNNAFNPDTAGWRSMLLPQFFEKGALGDFDGVVWFRKKITIPAAWAGQDVKISLGKIDDNEITFFNGEKIGATDGYTQSRNYTIPAAKIRAGESVITVRVFDSGGGGGLYGADEMQLVSASGEKISLAGNWDYKVGFNIKSLPPMPVADNPNRLAVLYNAMINPLTPMAIRGVIWYQGEANTGRSGQYKELFEGMINGWRTTWNEGSFPFYFVQLANWQKRDAEPVPSGWAELREAQTQTLELPNTGMAVAIDLGEAENIHPKNKQEVGRRLALVALDKTYHKKQSYSGPVYKSQKIDGDKIELSFNYTDGGLKAQGSENLQGFAVAGEDMKFHWANAVIKDSKVIVSSPDVKSPVAVRYAWANNPVSTLYNGVGLPASPFRTDNWVGR, encoded by the coding sequence ATGAATTTAAAAAAGTATTTACCTGTTGTAATCGGGGGCTTATTGCTAAGCAGCAATGTTTTTTCCAAGGTGGTATTACCTGGGGTTTTTAGCGATAACATGGTTTTGCAGCAAAAAACTATGGCTGGCATATGGGGCACGGCTGATGCCGGTAAAACGGTAACCATTACCTCATCATGGAATAATAAAACTTATACCACCGTTGCCGATGCGGCAGGTAACTGGAAAGTCAAGGTCAAAACCCCATCGTATGGTGGGCCTTATAAAGTTACCGTAACCGATGGCAGCGCCCCCATAGTTTTAAATAATGTACTGATAGGCGAGGTATGGGTTTGTTCCGGCCAGTCGAATATGGAGATGCCCGTGGCCGGCTGGGGCCAGGTGAATAATTATAAAGAAGAAATTGCCAACGCCAATTACCCGGAGATCCGTCTGTTACAGGTATCGCAGGCAACAAACCTTAGCCCGCAAGCCGATATAAAAGTGGCTAATAACGGCTGGATGGTATGCTCGCCTCAAACTATCGGCGAATTTTCGTCGGTGGCTTATTTCTTTGCCAGGGAGATCAATAAACAGGTTAAAATTCCTATCGGCCTCATCAGTTCAAACTGGGGCGGCACTATGATCGAAGCCTGGAGCGATGAAAATACGCTAACTAATAATCCTGCTTTTAGCGCACAGATCAAACAACAGCAGGAATCCGCTAAAACAGAAACGCCATCAACCTTTGCGCAAAAATTGGATGCCTGGAACAAACTTGCTACCGCTGCCGATAGGGGCTATACCAATAATAACGCGTTCAACCCGGATACTGCCGGCTGGCGGAGCATGCTGCTGCCCCAGTTTTTTGAAAAAGGTGCTTTAGGTGATTTCGATGGCGTTGTTTGGTTTCGTAAAAAGATTACCATCCCTGCAGCATGGGCAGGGCAGGATGTAAAGATTAGCCTGGGTAAGATAGATGATAATGAAATAACATTTTTTAACGGTGAAAAGATAGGCGCAACGGATGGTTATACACAGTCGCGCAATTACACTATTCCTGCTGCAAAGATAAGGGCAGGGGAGTCGGTGATCACTGTGCGGGTTTTTGACAGCGGTGGTGGTGGCGGCCTGTATGGCGCCGATGAGATGCAATTAGTATCAGCATCAGGCGAAAAGATCTCCTTAGCCGGTAACTGGGATTATAAAGTAGGTTTTAATATAAAAAGCCTGCCGCCTATGCCTGTTGCCGATAACCCGAACCGTTTGGCTGTACTGTATAATGCCATGATCAATCCGCTTACTCCAATGGCCATCCGTGGTGTTATCTGGTACCAGGGCGAAGCCAATACAGGCAGGTCGGGCCAGTATAAAGAATTGTTTGAGGGCATGATAAACGGCTGGCGCACTACCTGGAACGAAGGTAGTTTTCCGTTTTACTTTGTACAATTAGCCAACTGGCAAAAGCGCGATGCCGAACCGGTCCCTTCGGGCTGGGCCGAGTTGAGAGAGGCCCAAACTCAAACGCTTGAATTGCCTAACACAGGGATGGCTGTGGCTATTGATCTTGGTGAAGCCGAAAATATCCACCCAAAAAATAAACAGGAAGTTGGCCGCAGACTGGCATTGGTAGCACTTGATAAAACCTACCATAAAAAACAGTCATATTCCGGACCTGTGTATAAGTCTCAAAAAATTGATGGCGATAAAATTGAGCTTAGCTTTAATTATACCGATGGCGGTTTAAAAGCGCAGGGCAGCGAAAATCTGCAGGGTTTTGCCGTTGCCGGCGAGGATATGAAGTTTCATTGGGCAAATGCCGTTATAAAAGACAGTAAGGTTATTGTGAGCAGTCCGGATGTTAAAAGCCCGGTTG